The following coding sequences are from one Triticum aestivum cultivar Chinese Spring chromosome 5A, IWGSC CS RefSeq v2.1, whole genome shotgun sequence window:
- the LOC123108013 gene encoding GDSL esterase/lipase At5g03610-like: MKLPAIVPLACAILLLLVNLNVSPVESSRPHPPGQGHHHDHDHDHDRHGHDHDRHGRHHHDHDDYDGYSFYVFGDSFADNGNLPHKDGVLSPMTRQWYTPYSGTGRFSNGNVQSDFIANMLGQSGSPPARRLHDPAGREGMNFAAGGSGVFQVSGTKTLHKQVHIFKRLVRQGDIDQENLGNSVALVAVSGNDYNHIGVDTSGFADITAFVDNVTTEIQANVKDLLEAGVQKVLVNNLFPLGCAPSQTKPNHTECDDQANQGASLHNRYLSAKLADMDNVRVLDLNAAFNTILAHHADGRGAVAKQFGRKLRPCCEPADDRSYCGLTVWDTNGVDMVDSYQVCPEPERAFFWDEMNPTNAGWAAVMGQLESSIKEFLGLDS; the protein is encoded by the exons ATGAAGCTCCCAGCGATTGTTCCGCTCGCCTgcgccatcctcctcctcctcgtcaatCTCAATG TTTCTCCCGTGGAGTCGTCTCGGCCGCACCCACCCGGACAGGGgcaccaccacgaccacgaccatgaCCATGATCGGCACGGCCACGACCATGATCGGCACGGCAGGCACCACCACGACCATGATGACTACGACGGGTACAGCTTCTACGTGTTCGGCGACTCCTTTGCTGACAACGGCAACCTGCCCCATAAGGATGGAGTGTTGTCTCCGATGACGCGCCAGTGGTACACGCCCTACAGTGGCACCGGCCGCTTCTCCAATGGAAATGTTCAATCCGACTTCATCG CCAACATGTTGGGGCAGTCTGGATCCCCTCCTGCGCGCAGGCTCCACGACCCCGCCGGTCGGGAAGGCATGAACTTCGCCGCCGGTGGCTCCGGCGTGTTCCAGGTATCAGGCACCAAGACCCTCCACAAGCAGGTGCACatcttcaagaggcttgtcaggcAGGGAGACATCGACCAAGAGAACCTTGGCAATTCCGTCGCACTTGTCGCCGTCTCCGGGAACGACTACAACCATATCGGCGTCGACACCAGCGGCTTTGCTGAC atcaCGGCTTTCGTGGACAACGTGACGACGGAGATCCAGGCAAACGTGAAGGATCTACTAGAAGCCGGCGTGCAGAAGGTGCTCGTCAACAACCTCTTCCCTCTGGGCTGCGCGCCGTCGCAGACCAAACCCAACCACACCGAGTGCGACGATCAGGCCAACCAAGGCGCCTCCCTCCACAACCGCTACCTCAGCGCCAAGCTCGCCGACATGGACAACGTCCGCGTGCTCGACCTCAACGCCGCCTTCAACACGATCCTCGCGCACCACGCCGACGGCAGAGGCGCCGTGGCCAAGCAGTTCGGGCGGAAGCTGAGGCCGTGCTGCGAGCCTGCGGACGACCGCAGCTACTGCGGGCTCACCGTATGGGACACCAACGGCGTCGACATGGTTGATAGTTACCAGGTGTGCCCCGAGCCGGAGAGGGCTTTCTTCTGGGACGAGATGAACCCGACCAACGCTGGGTGGGCGGCCGTCATGGGGCAGCTCGAGAGCAGCATCAAGGAGTTCCTAGGCCTAGATTCGTAG